The DNA segment AGGAATAAGATAAACTTTAAGTTGTTTGGATAACACTGGATCACGAAGACAAAAATATCAGTCTCTATATGCTTCGTTCTAGTGTTAAAAACAGGGTTGTGTGCTATAGCAACAACACTTTGATTGTCACAAAGCATGATAGGAGTGGAGAAAGAAATAGATAATTATTTCAAAAGAGCTAAAATCCAAAGAATTTCCGCAAAGATTAAGCTAAGCTGCGATATTCAGCTTCAGTGCTTGATCTCGTAATTACACGCTGTTTGAGGGACCACAATTCTGTTGGCCACAAGTTTGTAAGCATTAGCGTTTGATAATATAAGTGTGATTtccatttttaaaaatgtgttgCACTTCATACTAGGCGGTGCCTAAGGTGGTGTTTGTGAAGATGTTGTTCATTTAGAGCGTGGACCATATTGCAAGaaagttttaatattatttgagAAAAAACCCAGTTGGCAGACGCCTTCACTTGAGTAAGTTACATGATACTCTCTCTCAGTTAACCTAATAGGCACAAATTTCGTTGAAGTTGCATATGAAGCACGTAGGTACTTATGCAGCTTAGGTTTTGAGTAAGATTCTCATTGAAGTGTTAAAATGGGATATGAATTGATGTTGTTGAGAAGTCATACAATTTATATGGATCCATGTTGATCCTCAGATGAATGGTGGTTATAAGTGAGAGAGTGATTCCAGATGGGACTATTGCCCTTTGGTTGTGGGGATGGGTACAGCCAGTGAGGTAGCCATGAGAAGATGGAGTATAATCAGAAAGAATCCTCTGCAGGTCACACTGTTATAGTTGTTGAAACCTTGATCACATAAATGATTCAATGAAGAAACTCGTGTCAGCCAAAGGAAGGACATGGAGGGGGCTCATTTGAGCTGGAGGAGTTTGGGAAGACTGGACTATAGTGAGCCTGGCTGTGTGAGATCAGAGGAAGATGAGGGTGCAGCTTCACTAAAGACATGTTGAATATTTTTGTGAGTCAACAACTTGGTACTGCATTTCATGTCCTCGAGTGAACTTGATCCTCTTGTGTGTGTAACGTTGGGTGCAGCTCTAATTCAAATTCACTCCCTTCCTCAATCCATTCAAGAAAATTCCTTTGAGACATTCTTGATCATAACACCTCAATGGATGGACCCACAAGCTATTCAAACTGTTCTTTGATTTTCTTAATAAAAGTAGTTTGTTCCCAACTAGATTTCATATTGGTTTCACACCATCAAGGGTGAAACCTCATAATCACCACCCACTTAAATTTTATCAACATTGAGTAGTAGTGAATGACCTCCACTGTGGAAACCAGCTGAAGGCTTTCCCTAACCCAGACTCCCTTGAGGTTGAAGTGCCTCTCTACTCTGTTGCCCATCTGAAAGCATCCTCCTCACCAAACTATGGTTTATTGAGGCTGGTCTTCCCTTTGGTCTAGTTattcttcatcttcaaccttATTTTTGGGTATTTCGTTTACTGATCTGTCTGGAGAAGAACTTCTCCCATTAATTCCATTCTCAGATATATGCATCAAGTTTTACAAGAGATCTTTGATCTTTCATTTTGGCTTCTTGCAGTTTGTGATGTGATTCTGAGTTCCTTTTCACACACTTCGGCCCTCTGTTCTTCTTTGTGCTCTTTGTCCATCCCTCAATTTCTCTCTACCATGTCTAATCTTGCCTCTATGCAAGTACATCACTCTATAATCTTGAGATAGATATTCTTAATGTGTCATTTTACAACTTGCAGAATGTTTCTGCAGTGATATTTTTGTGAAGCTAAAGCACTAGAAGTATGTTTAGTTAGATTTTATTACTAATGAATAAAGAAAACTTCATGATAGTAACCGTTAAGTGGCTGTGTCAAATATTTCATCCaaactaaaattatgaaatagcttttactttttaaaaattgtttaaaataagCCTTTTCTCCGTGCATGAGTGTCTTGTGATACGTAGTTCACAACTTCAAATCCTGAAAACCTCCTACATGTGagagtaaaatatatatatatatatatatatataaaatattatatatatgatatattacatatcatatataatatattagatattagatattattatctattatatattatatattagatattacatattattatctatctattatatattatatattacatattatAGATTATAGATTATAGATTACATATtacatattataaattatatattacttattatagattatagattacatattatatataatatattatagattacactattatatattacatattatatatcatatatcatatatcatatatcatatatcatatatcatatatcatatatatgtaagcaattttattttttttaaatatcatgttttcaaatatttaaaatatagtaGTATGAGTGTTTATTAATTcgttcttttcaatttttcagGTTGCAATGAGTGTCACAGAAACATCCAAGAAAAGTGGCGTTCCCCAAATTTTTAAGTTGGACAAAGCATTGAAATTGGTAAGCAATTTGTTATCCCTCTTGCCATATGTAATTTGTGGTCGTCAAATCGTTTCATGGAGTATTAATATTCATTCACGCAGATGATTACCTTACACTAACAGCAACATTTTATTAAACGTGTGTGACTAGTTAGTAAAGTAGCTTGCTTAAAGATTGGAACTTCTTATATCAAAATATAGTTAATTTACTACTTGTACATGTACTTAAACGTCAACCATTCTGATTGACAGGCCGAGTTATGGGTAAATAATATGAGCAAAGATGCAGATGATCATAGAACAGATGCGGATTTAGAGCGTAGACCTTCCGGGTCAGTAGCAAATCTATCGCTTGTGTTATGATGcacttgtttgtttgtttgtcaTGATAGATATTGCTGATGTTATACTATCATAACTTTATAGGCTTGGTCTAGGTGCAAGAGTTCAACGCCAATCAAAATTTGTACCTTCCGATGACCCTGTGGAAAAGAATTTGTATGCCAAATTGAGTGGTGAAAAAAGAAAAGCAGCAAATATTGCTAAGGAATCTGCCACAACTGCGAGAGATAATTTAGATGACGATGAAGAGAGCGAGGAGTTAGATAGCAGAACTAATGCGTTTGCTAAGAGGAAGCCAAAACTGCCTTTGCCCTCGTCTATATTGCCAAATAAGAAGCAGAAGTGACATTTACTGATCACTTCTTTTTTGCTCCAAGGCTGTAAAGTATCACATTTTGCATTTGCCTTTTGGAATTTtggtttaatatatatttttcttgattgacATTTTAACATTTGAGCACATATACTTTTACGTGTAATTGATACTAATTTTAATGAAGAATTGGTGTATTTTGTCTGGGGACACAGATTAGTGTATGCCCAGTTTATTTTGTCCACAATGTTTTTACTTGGTGCAGATCTCTCTAAGTATGATGACCACTATAGTAAATGGGAAAATATTAGCATATATACAAAGCTATAGTGACTTAGCTAATTATTGACACATTTGTTAATGAACGTTTTCTCTACAAACAGTCTTTTTAAAGGATGATACATAAATTTATGTTTAGCTAGTTTCTCTCTATATATTCATATATGATATTGACATTGTATTTTTTCTGTACTTCTACTTCAACAAAATCCTTATCTTTATCATCGTTTCTAATATTCTCATTAGAAGCTTATACAATATCTCTACTCCATATATGCACTATCTTGGTCTTGATTATTTGtttggcaattgcttcctgcaccagaTTCCACGGAAAAGACGAAAATGTccttaaaataaaattccaaaatatgtgttttggattttttttttggaacgaaattttatattacggatttttttatctggaatgggtttttcatttttgttttcggattttcatttccaaaacacaataatcttttttcaggattttttttttggaatgtattattttcaattttggatttttttgtccgaaatagaattttaatttttgattccggatttttatttccaaaactcAATAACCACTTCCGGATTTATTTTTctggaatatattattttcaattccgaatttttattttcagaataaagtttctaaaattaaaaaaaatatgttgggtacagattaaaaatgattgggtgtaggaagcatttGTCTTTGTTTTTTCACAGGCTATATGAAGTGTCTCTCTTCATTGACAACTTtctaaatagttattttttctcATTGGTCACATTCATACTATCACCCTTAACATAACATTAttgcattttttctttcttaacaATATGTTTCTCAATTATTAGTGTGAACATCAACTAAAATGAAGCAACACATATTTACTACAAAAGcctttttttacattttcaacAAAAACGAATATAACTTTTGTGGTGTCATTGTATGACATCTCATCAACATCTTATTTCCACTTCATGCTTCATTTCAAATGAGGAATATATGAgttgaattattttaaagaaaaaaaagttacattTAATTGTGAACTTGGTTTTGTATACTTCAAATGGTCTATAAAATTAACCACACACAACACAAATATGGTTGCATAAAGTGAAAGTGGATAACCAAGATACAACAAAACCTTAAttcaaaatcaataaattagaaaaaaactaTATATGGAATCATTATTTAAAACCTTCAATTGCAAATTCTTAGTAACCCACCTTTTGAAAATCacaattaataactaaaatgaaAGTCATGCTTAAAgcaaaataagtaaaaaaaagttGGTAAAAATTGTCTTATGTTACAACCTCACCAACATGTGAGACCACCTTCcacaaaattaacacaaatataTAATGAGAAACACTGAGTTTTTGGAGATTTTTTGGTTATTGTTCTTTATTTTCACAAACTCccaaaatatctttaatttttttgtacttttCATTGTTTTCTTTTGACCAAATGAAGAACCTTCTTTTATTTGATTATCTCTCCATCATGACAAAATTACTATTTGTCTAAACAAAAACCATTAAAATGACATGAGGCACAACTAGGAAAGATAATAACATCTTATTCAAAACATCATTGTTGATGGATATTTTACAAAAACATGTCTATGTCATGTGatcaatttgtaatttttataatttttttatttattacattaGCTTTTTTTATTGCCATTTATTACATTAGTTAGTCTCTTCAATTGAcgaattaataaaattagtttaatttcTACACTTCCACAattaattgtattaaaaaaagtttaatgatAAAATTTGTGGAATAGATATTGTTGAGggataaaataaacaattaagcaattcttttaaaataaatgtttggttaataaaataaaaataaaaatatttctatttctatttttaatatttatttaattagtttattttaaaaataaattttattttttattttaataaatatcttCTATCCTATCTACTTAAGTAACtgttttagaaattatttagtttagaaaaattcttattctatatttaaattaacCTGACCATTGTATATATATACAGACactgtaaaaaatattataattagcTATCATCCAAAACAAATTTCcatgtataataatttttttaacatttataaactaccttaaaagttttatgtattttatctatcaaattattttttagttaccGAAAAAGTTCTTTTATAACTTAAAAGATATGTCATAGTTACTataatttaagttttaaaaaataaaagccaATTTTTTTAGTGTGGCTTCAAAGTTAAAGTGAACATTGTTGATAtttaataaagtaatttttatcataaatcacttttaaaatttaaacaattcTTATCCGTGCATAAACTTCTTATCATAAACACTATCTCTACTTTAAAGGGATTTACTGAAATTACTTAGGTTAATATTATATGTcctaaaaatttcaaataatataaaactcACACTTAAACAATTTAAAGGATATACAAAAGTATAAGATTATGACATATTTTATGGTATAGAACAATGGTCTACTAAGCAAAACAGGCAAATacttggaaaatattttttcatatatgtTATGTTAAATAATAGTTTGATACTAAAAAAAACACCAACAACCCATTTTAATAATGTAATAATATGTATTAGAATTttaagttaaaagtaaaataaatataattaaaatattattattgagtTATCAAATTGGAGTTTTTTGGGTTGGTATCAGAATATTACTACCTTTTATATGTTTTCCAATGGAAATGGTGTCTAAAttcaacaataattttttttaaaaaaactggttttaaattagaaataagtttaaaatctattttaaaaattaataaatttatgtaatataatttatgatttaagtATTGCTCATTACtatcaaatttaattattaacacGGTTGATATAGCAAAACAAACGTTacc comes from the Phaseolus vulgaris cultivar G19833 chromosome 8, P. vulgaris v2.0, whole genome shotgun sequence genome and includes:
- the LOC137826884 gene encoding uncharacterized protein, which encodes MSVTETSKKSGVPQIFKLDKALKLAELWVNNMSKDADDHRTDADLERRPSGLGLGARVQRQSKFVPSDDPVEKNLYAKLSGEKRKAANIAKESATTARDNLDDDEESEELDSRTNAFAKRKPKLPLPSSILPNKKQK